Within the Pseudoxanthomonas sp. Root65 genome, the region CGTGCTGAGCTCGCAGGCCGGCATGGCCGGCTACAAGGCGGTGCTGATCGCCGCGCAACTCGCGCCGCGCTTCTTTCCCATGCTGACGACGGCCGCCGGCACGATCCGTCCTTCCAAGGTGTTGATCGTCGGCGCCGGTGTCGCGGGGCTGCAGGGCGTGGCCACGGCCAAGCGCCTGGGTGCGCAGGTGGAAGGCTTCGATGTGCGTCCGGAAACGCGCGAGCAGATCGAATCGCTGGGCGGCAAGTTCCTCGATCTCGGCGTCAGTGCGGCCGGCGAAGGCGGCTATGCGCGTCAGCTGACCGACGAGGAGCGCGCGCTGCAGCAACAGCGCCTGGCCGACCATCTGAAGGGCATCGACGTGGTGGTCTGCACCGCGGCGGTGCCAGGCCGGCCGGCACCGAAGATCATCACCACGACGATGGTGGACGGCATGAAGCCGGGCAGCGTCATCGTCGATCTCGCGGCGGAAACCGGCGGCAACTGCGAACTGACACGGCCCGGCGAGACCTATCCGCACAACGGCGTGACGATTGCCGGACCGCTGAATCTCGCCAGCCTGGGTGCCGTGCACGCCAGCGAGATGTATGCGCGCAACGTGCTGAATTTCGTCGCGTTGTTCGTCAGGGAGGGCGCGCTGCAGTTCGATTGGGACGACGAGCTGCTGGCCAAGACCGTGTGGCCTGATCGGCCTGCGGCGACGAACGCCGCCGCCTGACCGTCGGCTTCAGCGCTCGGATCGCCGGTCGCGCTCGCCTCGTGGCGGCGCGTTGTCGCGGATCCAGGCCTCCCGCTGTTCCGGCGTCATCTTCTTCCACTGCTCGCCCAGCGCATCGCGCTGTTCCGGCGTCAGCGTCTTCATGTGGCCGTAGAGGGCGCGCGCCTGGCGGCGCTGTTCGGGATTCATGTTCTCGAACCGCTTCATGCCGTGGCGCGCTTGCGCACGCTGTTCCGGCGTGAGCGTCTGCCAGCGCTGCGCGCGTTCCAGCATGCGCGCGCGCTCGTCGGGTTCGCGGTTCCAGCGATCGCGCACCGGCGCGATCAAGGCCTCGCGCTGCTGCGGCGTCAGCTTGTCCCAGTCGGGCAGGGATGCGGGCGAAGACTGGGCCAGCGCCTGGCCACTGGCGAGCGCCAGGCCCAGGGCGAGGATGCGAAGAACAGAGGCCTTCATCGGGTCGACTCCATGGCGAGGGGCTGGGCGTCGGCGGATGCCAGCCAGAGATACAGGTCGGGATCTTCATCGAGGGCGCTGGGCACGGCGAGCTCGTCGGCCAGACTGTCCGCCTGCGCGACCGCGGCCGTCACCGCAGGCGTCGTGGCCTGCGGCGTGCGTGGCAGCCATTGCACGCCCAGGCCCACGGCCAGCACCGCGGAGAACGCGGTGGCGGTCAACCACCGCCACGTGCGGGCGCGGCCGGCGGCCGGAGCCTGCCGGCCCGCATCGTGGCGGGCGGCACGCAGGCGCATCAGCGTCTGCGGCGAGACCTGCGCCAGGGCGGCCTGGTGCAGGCGCCGGGCCTGCTGGTCGAAGTCA harbors:
- a CDS encoding NAD(P) transhydrogenase subunit alpha, with protein sequence MAVEVRVLKETAAGERRVAATPETVRKLIAAGARVSVEQGAGEGAGFLDSAYADAGAVTVDGQGRASADLVLCVQPPSPDAIAGFKSGATLVGMLQPAADPARAAALQANGIQAFPLERLPRTTRAQAMDVLSSQAGMAGYKAVLIAAQLAPRFFPMLTTAAGTIRPSKVLIVGAGVAGLQGVATAKRLGAQVEGFDVRPETREQIESLGGKFLDLGVSAAGEGGYARQLTDEERALQQQRLADHLKGIDVVVCTAAVPGRPAPKIITTTMVDGMKPGSVIVDLAAETGGNCELTRPGETYPHNGVTIAGPLNLASLGAVHASEMYARNVLNFVALFVREGALQFDWDDELLAKTVWPDRPAATNAAA
- a CDS encoding DUF3106 domain-containing protein yields the protein MKASVLRILALGLALASGQALAQSSPASLPDWDKLTPQQREALIAPVRDRWNREPDERARMLERAQRWQTLTPEQRAQARHGMKRFENMNPEQRRQARALYGHMKTLTPEQRDALGEQWKKMTPEQREAWIRDNAPPRGERDRRSER